A window of Rhodococcus sp. SGAir0479 contains these coding sequences:
- a CDS encoding DUF2771 family protein translates to MQARTKRIVALIAAVVVVVAAGLAGVVAYLVGESNEKLPTVTAYSKEETASVVPGFCDASLQCEGLEIVELNVPEGYPLQLSLPKEIADSDWRLNVQIGNPKTGEIFEGYRDYTPGEAWAVTVPGNPGEQLISAIIQLPARDGLAPVWALQTMELPGGGVVAPAS, encoded by the coding sequence ATGCAAGCCCGGACGAAACGAATAGTTGCGCTGATCGCGGCGGTGGTAGTGGTGGTCGCGGCCGGTCTCGCCGGGGTCGTGGCCTACCTCGTGGGTGAGTCGAACGAGAAGCTCCCCACCGTCACCGCGTACTCCAAGGAGGAGACCGCGAGCGTCGTGCCCGGGTTCTGTGACGCGTCACTGCAGTGCGAGGGGCTCGAGATCGTCGAACTGAACGTGCCCGAGGGCTACCCCCTGCAGCTGTCGCTGCCCAAGGAGATCGCGGACTCGGACTGGCGACTGAACGTCCAGATCGGCAACCCCAAGACCGGTGAGATCTTCGAGGGCTATCGCGACTACACGCCCGGCGAGGCCTGGGCGGTCACGGTCCCCGGCAACCCGGGCGAGCAGCTGATCAGCGCCATCATCCAGCTGCCGGCCCGGGACGGGCTGGCGCCGGTGTGGGCACTGCAGACCATGGAGCTGCCCGGCGGCGGTGTGGTGGCACCCGCGTCGTAG
- a CDS encoding MFS transporter, translating to MTGPRDPHDAPRRAQEPREAPPRRHPGYQNYPPAPRAAGRRTPLPPLHPVGRPDAPRPDRPEPAEQPARTQRIQSPPPNQPPPPSQPPPPTQPPPTRPMPEQPDPGRGPAEDDAPKPPPMPRKLTVTRVAAMRGRELTNKGIATFRRAATADGADKSGLTALTYAVMANFATDATIAVALANTLFFSAATGEDKTKVALYLLITIAPFAVIAPLIGPALDRLQRGRRIALASSFALRTVLAVVLVFNFDSWALYPCALGMMVLSKSFSVLKSAVTPRVLPPEIDLVRVNSRLTVFGLVGGTIGAGALAGALAFVTGSTGVLWLAAAVTAFGAYLSMRIPAWVEVTEGEVPATLTFHGDDSPTELIDVGAAAGGKPDKRRQPLGRAVVTGLWGNGTIRVLTGFLTLYIAFVAKANTEHEALMQAAMLGMVGAAAGIGNFAGNAAGARLELGRPAMMVLRCTIAVTVVAILAALIGNLLAAALAALVASGASALAKVSLDASLQQDLPEESIASGFGRSETVLQLSWVIGGALGVMLPTELWIGFTVVAVVLTIGLVQTILTYRGATLLPGLGGRRPEHVNPETTVGHSPRAD from the coding sequence GTGACCGGACCCCGCGACCCCCACGACGCCCCTCGGCGTGCGCAGGAACCGCGCGAAGCGCCGCCTCGGCGACACCCCGGCTACCAGAACTATCCCCCCGCGCCCCGGGCGGCGGGACGCCGCACGCCCTTGCCTCCGCTGCACCCCGTGGGCCGGCCCGACGCGCCCCGGCCCGACCGTCCCGAGCCGGCCGAGCAGCCGGCGCGGACCCAGCGGATCCAGTCGCCGCCGCCGAACCAGCCACCCCCGCCGAGCCAGCCACCGCCCCCGACCCAGCCGCCGCCGACCCGGCCGATGCCGGAACAACCCGACCCCGGCCGCGGCCCCGCCGAGGACGACGCGCCCAAGCCCCCGCCGATGCCGCGGAAGCTGACGGTCACCCGCGTGGCCGCGATGCGCGGGCGCGAACTGACCAACAAGGGCATCGCCACGTTCCGGCGGGCCGCGACCGCCGACGGCGCCGACAAGTCCGGTCTCACGGCCCTCACGTACGCGGTGATGGCGAACTTCGCGACGGACGCAACCATCGCCGTCGCGCTCGCGAACACGCTGTTCTTCTCCGCCGCGACCGGTGAGGACAAGACCAAGGTCGCGCTCTATCTCCTCATCACGATCGCGCCGTTCGCGGTGATCGCACCGCTGATCGGCCCGGCCCTCGACCGGCTGCAGCGCGGCCGCCGCATCGCACTGGCGTCGTCCTTCGCGCTGCGCACGGTGCTCGCGGTGGTACTCGTCTTCAACTTCGACAGTTGGGCGCTGTACCCGTGTGCGCTGGGGATGATGGTGCTCAGCAAGTCGTTCTCGGTGCTCAAGAGCGCCGTGACGCCACGCGTGCTGCCACCCGAGATCGACCTCGTCCGAGTCAACTCCCGCCTCACAGTGTTCGGGCTGGTCGGCGGCACGATCGGTGCCGGCGCGCTGGCCGGCGCCCTGGCGTTCGTCACCGGCTCGACCGGAGTGCTGTGGTTAGCCGCGGCCGTCACCGCCTTCGGCGCCTACCTGAGCATGCGCATTCCGGCGTGGGTCGAGGTCACGGAGGGCGAGGTCCCGGCGACGCTGACGTTCCACGGCGACGACTCCCCCACCGAACTGATCGATGTCGGCGCGGCCGCGGGCGGCAAGCCCGACAAGCGCCGGCAGCCGCTCGGCCGAGCAGTGGTCACCGGTCTGTGGGGCAACGGCACGATCCGGGTGCTCACCGGCTTCCTCACTCTGTACATCGCGTTCGTCGCGAAGGCCAACACCGAACACGAGGCGCTGATGCAGGCGGCGATGCTCGGCATGGTCGGCGCGGCCGCGGGCATCGGCAACTTCGCCGGCAACGCCGCCGGTGCCCGGCTCGAGCTCGGCCGCCCCGCCATGATGGTGCTGCGGTGCACGATCGCGGTCACCGTCGTGGCGATCCTGGCCGCCTTGATCGGCAACCTGCTGGCAGCCGCGCTGGCCGCCCTGGTGGCGTCGGGGGCGAGTGCGCTCGCGAAGGTGTCGCTGGACGCGTCGCTGCAGCAGGACCTGCCCGAGGAGTCCATCGCGTCGGGCTTCGGCCGCTCCGAGACCGTCCTGCAGCTGAGCTGGGTCATCGGCGGCGCGCTGGGCGTCATGCTGCCCACCGAACTGTGGATCGGTTTCACCGTCGTCGCGGTGGTGCTTACGATCGGCCTGGTTCAGACGATCCTGACGTACCGCGGGGCGACACTGCTGCCCGGTCTGGGCGGTAGACGTCCCGAGCACGTCAATCCCGAGACCACCGTCGGGCACAGCCCCCGTGCCGACTGA
- a CDS encoding cold-shock protein, whose protein sequence is MPTGKVKWYDVEKGFGFLSQEEGEDVYVRASALPDGVEGLKAGQRVEFGMAAGRRGPQALSVKVLEPAPSVRQGARRDAAATRKHTPDELHGMVEDMITLLEAKIQPDLRKGRYPDRKTAQRISEVVRAVARELDS, encoded by the coding sequence GTGCCTACCGGCAAGGTGAAGTGGTACGACGTCGAGAAGGGTTTCGGCTTCCTGTCACAGGAGGAGGGGGAGGACGTCTACGTCCGCGCGTCCGCGTTGCCCGACGGCGTCGAGGGTCTCAAGGCCGGCCAGCGAGTCGAGTTCGGGATGGCCGCGGGCCGACGAGGCCCGCAGGCGCTGAGCGTGAAGGTGCTCGAGCCGGCGCCGTCCGTCCGGCAGGGCGCCCGGCGCGATGCGGCCGCGACCCGCAAGCACACCCCGGACGAGCTGCACGGGATGGTCGAGGACATGATCACGCTGCTCGAGGCCAAGATCCAGCCGGACCTGCGCAAGGGCCGCTACCCGGATCGCAAGACCGCGCAGCGGATCTCCGAGGTTGTGCGGGCCGTCGCGCGCGAGCTCGACAGCTGA